From the Lathyrus oleraceus cultivar Zhongwan6 chromosome 4, CAAS_Psat_ZW6_1.0, whole genome shotgun sequence genome, one window contains:
- the LOC127073355 gene encoding sodium/hydrogen exchanger 1, with amino-acid sequence MVGEGALYEKLATMMTSDHASVVSLNIFVALLCTCIIIGHLLEENRWINESITALLIGLCTGVLILFTTGGRSSHIMVFSEDLFFIYLLPPIIFNAGFQVKKKQFFRNFMTIMLFGAIGTLISFCIISLGAIHFFQKLNIGSLKIGDYLAIGAIFSATDSVCTLQVLNQDETPLLYSLVFGEGVVNDATSVVLFKAIQNFDLSHIDFTTALHLIGNFLYLFVASTVLGIFVGLLSAYIIKKLYFGKLIRHSTDREVALMILMAYLSYMLAELFSFSAILTVFFCGILMSHYTWHNVTESSRITTKHTFATMSFIAEIFIFLYVGMDALDIEKWRFVSQSPGKSIGVSSLLLALILVGRAAFVFPLSFISNLSKKSQSEKIEFKQQVTIWWAGLMRGAVSIALAYNQFTRLGHTKLRENAIMITSTISVVLFSTVVFGLLTKPLVRLLLPSSKHIIISIPSTPPSPKSFSVPLLGNEEGDVGGNDGTQRPNRLHLLLRIPSHGVHHYWRKFDNCFMRPVFGGRGFVPYVPGSPI; translated from the exons ATGGTTGGAGAAGGAGCTTTATACGAGAAACTCGCGACGATGATGACCTCTGACCACGCTTCCGTGGTGTCACTAAACATATTTGTAGCTCTTCTTTGTACTTGCATCATCATTGGTCATTTGTTAGAGGAGAATCGTTGGATTAATGAATCCATCACTGCTCTTCTCATT GGTTTGTGCACCGGTGTGTTAATATTGTTTACGACCGGAGGAAGAAGCTCGCATATAATGGTTTTCAGTGAAGATCTTTTCTTTATTTACCTTCTCCCACCCATCATTTTCAATGCCGG GTTTCAGGTCAAGAAGAAACAGTTTTTCCGCAATTTTATGACTATAATGCTTTTCGGAGCAATTGGTACACTCATATCATTCTGCATCATATCATTAGGTGCCATACACTTCTTCCAAAAATTAAATATTGGTTCCCTCAAGATTGGAGATTATCTAG CAATTGGAGCAATATTTTCAGCAACAGATTCTGTTTGCACATTGCAG GTTCTTAACCAGGACGAGACACCTTTACTATACAGTTTGGTGTTTGGAGAAGGAGTAGTAAATGATGCAACTTCTGTGGTACTCTTCAAAGCAATTCAGAATTTTGATCTCTCCCACATTGATTTCACCACAGCTTTACACTTAATAGGAAACTTTTTGTATTTATTCGTCGCAAGCACTGTGTTGGGAATCTTT GTTGGGTTGCTTAGTGCATATATCATTAAAAAGCTCTACTTTGGAAAGTTGATAAG ACACTCTACGGATCGCGAGGTTGCTCTGATGATACTAATGGCTTACCTTTCATATATGCTAGCTGAA CTATTTTCTTTTAGTGCAATTTTGACCGTGTTCTTCTGCGGCATTCTTATGTCGCATTATACCTGGCATAACGTGACAGAAAGTTCAAGAATAACAACAAA GCATACTTTTGCTACTATGTCATTCATTGCTGAGATATTTATCTTCCTTTATGTTGGGATGGATGCACTAGATATCGAGAAATGGCGATTTGTGAGTCAAAG TCCGGGAAAGTCAATTGGAGTCAGTTCATTGTTGTTGGCGCTTATTCTAGTGGGAAGAGCTGCATTTGTTTTCCCTCTTTCCTTCATATCCAACTTGTCTAAGAAGTCTCAATCTGAGAAAATTGAGTTTAAGCAACAA GTGACAATTTGGTGGGCTGGTCTGATGCGTGGCGCTGTTTCGATTGCACTTGCATACAATCAG TTTACTAGGCTCGGCCATACTAAATTGCGCGAAAACGCGATCATGATCACTAGTACAATTAGTGTTGTACTCTTCAGCACAGTG GTGTTTGGGTTATTGACAAAGCCACTTGTGAGGTTATTGCTTCCTTCATCTAAACACATAATAATCAGCATACCCTCCACACCGCCGAGCCCGAAATCATTCAGTGTGCCACTTCTTGGCAATGAAGAGGGTGATGTAGGGGGCAATGATGGGACACAAAGACCAAACAGATTGCATTTGCTCCTTCGGATTCCAAGCCACGGGGTGCATCACTACTGGCGCAAATTTGACAATTGTTTCATGCGACCTGTCTTTGGTGGCCGGGGTTTTGTACCTTATGTTCCTGGTTCTCCCATTTAA
- the LOC127073356 gene encoding vesicle-associated protein 1-2 isoform X2 has product MTTELLQIDPSELRFVFELKKQSSCLIQLGNNNDHYIAFKVKTTSPKKYCVRPNIGLIKPREKCDFTVTMQAQRTAPPDMNCKDKFLILSTVVPFGTTEDDITSDMFVKYSGYIEEKKLKVVLISPPSSPVLLPVNGDMKQDPSYQINVLKDRVISGIENIPPPLKTSAEVKGLEPVLDTGEEKSNEDNVPRHAENEGDMKPAIDDDVQLNLAKGCEELKSRLCLMDSKLREAEVAMMKLNEEKHTYNKEKDMLKKELEALKKKSNVKVQAGFPLLFVCMVAIVGVAVGYYIQP; this is encoded by the exons ATGACTACAGAGCTTCTTCAAATCGATCCTTCCGAACTTAGATTTGTCT TTGAATTGAAGAAACAAAGTTCATGTTTGATTCAACTCGGAAACAATAATGATCACTATATTGCTTTTAAG GTTAAAACGACGTCGCCGAAGAAGTATTGTGTTAGACCTAATATCGGCCTCATCAAGCCAAGGGAGAAATGTGATTTTACtg TTACTATGCAAGCTCAACGTACTGCGCCCCCTGATATGAATTGCAAAGATAAGTTTCTTATTCTAAGTACAGTTGTTCCATTTGGAACTACTGAAGATGACATTACATCTGATATG TTTGTAAAATACAGTGGATATATTGAGGAGAAGAAACTGAAGGTAGTCCTCATTAGTCCACCGTCTTCGCCAGTTTTGCTTCCGGTAAATGGTGATATGAAACAGGATCCGTCTTACCAAATTAATGTGCTAAAAGATAGGGTGATAAGTGGAATTGAAAACATACCTCCCCCTCTAAAA ACTTCTGCGGAAGTTAAAGGTTTGGAACCAGTCTTAGATACGGGAGAGGAGAAATCAAATGAGGATAATGTCCCGAGACATGCTGAAAACGAGGGTGATATGAAGCCAGCAATAGATGATGATGTGCAGTTGAATTTAGCAAAGGGTTGTGAGGAGTTGAAATCAAGACTTTGTTTGATGGATTCAAAGTTAAGAGAG GCTGAGGTAGCCATGATGAAGTTGAATGAGGAGAAACACACATACAATAAAGAAAAAGATATGCTAAAGAAAGAATTG GAGGCACTGAAGAAGAAAAGTAACGTGAAAGTTCAGGCAGGCTTTCCATTACTGTTTGTCTGCATGGTTGCTATTGTAGGTGTGGCAGTTGGATACTATATTCAGCCATAA
- the LOC127073356 gene encoding vesicle-associated protein 1-1 isoform X1, giving the protein MTTELLQIDPSELRFVFELKKQSSCLIQLGNNNDHYIAFKVKTTSPKKYCVRPNIGLIKPREKCDFTVTMQAQRTAPPDMNCKDKFLILSTVVPFGTTEDDITSDMFVKYSGYIEEKKLKVVLISPPSSPVLLPVNGDMKQDPSYQINVLKDRVISGIENIPPPLKTSAEVKGLEPVLDTGEEKSNEDNVPRHAENEGDMKPAIDDDVQLNLAKGCEELKSRLCLMDSKLREVRASEFRLSIMNAEVAMMKLNEEKHTYNKEKDMLKKELEALKKKSNVKVQAGFPLLFVCMVAIVGVAVGYYIQP; this is encoded by the exons ATGACTACAGAGCTTCTTCAAATCGATCCTTCCGAACTTAGATTTGTCT TTGAATTGAAGAAACAAAGTTCATGTTTGATTCAACTCGGAAACAATAATGATCACTATATTGCTTTTAAG GTTAAAACGACGTCGCCGAAGAAGTATTGTGTTAGACCTAATATCGGCCTCATCAAGCCAAGGGAGAAATGTGATTTTACtg TTACTATGCAAGCTCAACGTACTGCGCCCCCTGATATGAATTGCAAAGATAAGTTTCTTATTCTAAGTACAGTTGTTCCATTTGGAACTACTGAAGATGACATTACATCTGATATG TTTGTAAAATACAGTGGATATATTGAGGAGAAGAAACTGAAGGTAGTCCTCATTAGTCCACCGTCTTCGCCAGTTTTGCTTCCGGTAAATGGTGATATGAAACAGGATCCGTCTTACCAAATTAATGTGCTAAAAGATAGGGTGATAAGTGGAATTGAAAACATACCTCCCCCTCTAAAA ACTTCTGCGGAAGTTAAAGGTTTGGAACCAGTCTTAGATACGGGAGAGGAGAAATCAAATGAGGATAATGTCCCGAGACATGCTGAAAACGAGGGTGATATGAAGCCAGCAATAGATGATGATGTGCAGTTGAATTTAGCAAAGGGTTGTGAGGAGTTGAAATCAAGACTTTGTTTGATGGATTCAAAGTTAAGAGAGGTTAGAGCTTCTGAATTTAGATTAAGCATTATGAAT GCTGAGGTAGCCATGATGAAGTTGAATGAGGAGAAACACACATACAATAAAGAAAAAGATATGCTAAAGAAAGAATTG GAGGCACTGAAGAAGAAAAGTAACGTGAAAGTTCAGGCAGGCTTTCCATTACTGTTTGTCTGCATGGTTGCTATTGTAGGTGTGGCAGTTGGATACTATATTCAGCCATAA